The following coding sequences are from one Shewanella putrefaciens window:
- a CDS encoding aminotransferase class V-fold PLP-dependent enzyme, translating into MFSDFKKDFCLANPGYLLSHSVGRPLKSTEQVFKEAFFAPWQDSGREPWGQWLSVIDDFTFALSKLFNGHQKDFCPQVNLSSALAKILMSLARLNREHAVVLMSEIDFPSMGFAIKKALPASCEVRFIPKTLDITDANVWDAHMGSDIDLVFVSHAYSNTGQQAPLANILAMARQYGSLSVVDVAQSAGIIPLNLAQLQPDFLIGSSVKWLCSGPGAAYLWVNPSIIDSCQPKDVGWFSHENPFEFNIHDFRYHNSALRFWGGTPSIAPYAIAAHSIHYFADIGVEQLRKGNQLLIDIVAEALDQEFVSPREIEKRSGTLVLQFGEQQGQIMAALAKANISVDARSMGIRISPHIYNDKADIQLLLSVIKAHR; encoded by the coding sequence ATGTTTAGCGATTTTAAAAAGGATTTTTGTCTCGCCAATCCCGGTTATTTGTTGAGCCACTCCGTAGGGCGTCCACTTAAGTCTACCGAACAAGTCTTTAAAGAAGCATTTTTTGCACCATGGCAGGACTCTGGGCGTGAACCTTGGGGACAATGGTTAAGCGTGATTGATGATTTTACCTTTGCTTTATCTAAGTTATTTAACGGTCACCAAAAAGATTTTTGCCCTCAGGTTAATTTGTCGAGTGCGTTAGCAAAAATCCTGATGTCTTTGGCACGCCTAAACCGCGAACATGCCGTGGTGTTGATGAGTGAAATTGATTTCCCTAGCATGGGTTTTGCTATTAAAAAGGCATTACCCGCCAGTTGTGAAGTGCGTTTTATTCCTAAAACGTTAGATATAACCGATGCCAATGTATGGGATGCCCATATGGGCTCGGATATCGATTTAGTGTTTGTTAGCCATGCATATTCCAATACTGGGCAGCAGGCTCCGCTTGCGAATATCTTGGCGATGGCACGTCAATATGGCAGCTTAAGTGTGGTCGATGTTGCGCAATCCGCTGGAATTATTCCGCTTAATTTAGCTCAGTTACAACCTGACTTTTTGATAGGGTCGAGTGTGAAGTGGCTTTGCTCTGGCCCCGGAGCCGCTTACCTTTGGGTTAACCCTAGCATTATAGACAGTTGCCAACCTAAGGATGTGGGTTGGTTTAGCCATGAAAATCCCTTTGAATTTAATATCCATGATTTTCGTTATCACAACTCGGCACTGCGTTTTTGGGGTGGAACGCCCTCTATTGCGCCCTATGCCATTGCCGCCCACAGTATTCATTATTTTGCCGATATAGGGGTTGAACAATTGCGTAAAGGGAACCAGCTATTGATTGATATCGTTGCCGAGGCGCTAGATCAAGAGTTTGTATCACCTAGAGAGATAGAAAAACGCAGTGGCACCTTAGTTTTGCAATTTGGTGAACAACAAGGGCAAATAATGGCAGCCCTTGCCAAGGCAAATATCAGTGTGGATGCTCGTAGTATGGGGATACGTATTTCGCCGCATATTTATAATGATAAAGCCGATATTCAGTTGCTATTGAGTGTGATCAAGGCTCATCGCTAA
- a CDS encoding YceK/YidQ family lipoprotein, whose translation MRWLIWSVVCCSLTGCATITSRMGENSTWGHSFSSVQTAVDNGEECMVISALAAPPLLLFTIPLTLVDMGSALLVDAVMLPADLAITPSDPKLHTPRPMVCRYDYKI comes from the coding sequence ATGCGTTGGTTGATTTGGTCGGTCGTGTGCTGTTCTCTGACTGGATGTGCGACAATAACATCGAGGATGGGAGAAAATTCAACTTGGGGTCATTCTTTCTCTAGTGTACAAACGGCTGTTGATAATGGCGAGGAGTGTATGGTTATCTCCGCGTTGGCGGCCCCGCCCTTGCTGCTCTTTACCATCCCGCTGACTCTGGTGGATATGGGCAGTGCGCTGCTCGTCGACGCTGTTATGCTACCTGCAGATTTAGCGATCACGCCCAGCGATCCCAAGCTCCACACCCCACGACCTATGGTCTGCCGCTATGACTACAAGATTTAA
- the typA gene encoding translational GTPase TypA, which produces MLENLRNIAIIAHVDHGKTTLVDKLLSQSGTLATRGEATERVMDSNDLEKERGITILAKNTAIKWNDYRINIVDTPGHADFGGEVERVLSMVDSVLLLVDAVDGPMPQTRFVTKKAFAQGLKPIVVINKIDRPGARPDWVIDQVFDLFDNLGATDEQLDFPIVYASALNGFATLDPDVVSEDMTPLFQTIVEKVSFPDADADGAFQMQISQLDYNSYVGVIGVGRINRGSIKTNQQVTIIGADGKTRNGKMGQVLGYMGLDRTEVEVANAGDIVAITGLGELKISDTVCAAGNVEALPPLSVDEPTLTMTFQVNTSPFAGKEGKYVTSRNILERLQQELVHNVALRVEETDSPDRFRVSGRGELHLSILIENMRREGYELAVSRPEVILKTIDGELCEPFETLTVDVEEEHQGTVIEKLGTRKAEMKDMQLDGKGRVRIDFIIPSRGLIGFQTEFMTATSGTGLIYHSFDHYGPHKGGDIGQRANGVLISNATGKALTFALFGLQDRGRLFIGHAAEVYEGQVVGIHARSNDLTVNCLKGKQLTNMRASGTDEAQVLTTPITMTLEQALEFIDDDELVEVTPKSIRVRKRHLTENDRKRNNRG; this is translated from the coding sequence GTGCTAGAGAATTTACGTAACATCGCCATTATTGCACACGTTGACCATGGCAAAACGACCCTGGTAGACAAGTTGCTGTCGCAATCAGGAACCCTTGCAACCCGGGGAGAAGCTACTGAGCGGGTGATGGACTCCAACGATCTTGAGAAGGAACGTGGAATCACGATTCTGGCAAAGAATACTGCCATCAAGTGGAACGATTATCGTATCAACATCGTTGATACCCCAGGCCACGCCGACTTCGGTGGTGAGGTTGAACGTGTTCTGTCTATGGTTGACTCAGTATTATTGCTGGTTGATGCCGTTGATGGTCCAATGCCACAGACTCGCTTCGTAACCAAAAAAGCGTTCGCCCAAGGCCTAAAGCCAATCGTTGTTATCAACAAAATTGACCGTCCAGGTGCTCGCCCTGATTGGGTTATCGACCAAGTGTTCGACCTGTTCGACAACTTAGGTGCGACCGACGAACAATTAGATTTCCCAATCGTTTACGCTTCAGCGTTAAACGGTTTTGCAACTTTAGATCCAGATGTCGTCAGTGAAGATATGACGCCACTGTTCCAAACTATCGTTGAAAAAGTCTCTTTCCCTGATGCTGACGCCGATGGCGCGTTCCAGATGCAAATTTCACAGCTCGATTACAACTCTTATGTAGGTGTGATCGGTGTGGGCCGTATCAATCGTGGTAGCATCAAAACTAACCAACAAGTGACTATCATCGGTGCCGATGGTAAGACGCGTAACGGTAAAATGGGCCAAGTATTAGGTTACATGGGCCTTGACCGTACTGAGGTTGAGGTTGCTAATGCTGGCGATATCGTGGCGATTACGGGTTTAGGCGAGCTGAAAATCTCTGATACTGTCTGTGCTGCTGGTAATGTAGAAGCGCTGCCGCCACTGTCTGTTGATGAGCCTACACTGACCATGACTTTCCAAGTCAACACTTCACCTTTCGCAGGTAAAGAAGGTAAGTATGTGACTTCACGTAACATTCTTGAGCGTTTACAACAAGAATTAGTCCACAACGTGGCACTGCGTGTTGAAGAAACTGACAGCCCAGATCGCTTCCGCGTATCAGGCCGTGGTGAATTGCATTTATCAATTTTGATTGAAAACATGCGTCGCGAAGGTTACGAGTTAGCCGTATCACGTCCAGAAGTGATTCTGAAAACCATCGACGGTGAACTGTGTGAACCATTTGAAACGTTGACCGTTGACGTTGAAGAAGAACATCAAGGCACAGTGATCGAGAAGTTGGGTACCCGTAAAGCTGAAATGAAAGATATGCAGCTTGATGGTAAAGGTCGTGTACGTATCGACTTTATCATCCCAAGCCGTGGTTTGATTGGTTTCCAAACTGAGTTTATGACTGCTACTTCAGGTACTGGTTTAATCTACCACTCGTTCGACCATTACGGTCCACATAAAGGTGGCGATATTGGTCAACGCGCTAACGGCGTATTGATCTCTAACGCAACGGGTAAGGCGTTGACCTTCGCACTGTTCGGTCTACAGGATCGTGGTCGTCTCTTTATCGGCCATGCGGCTGAAGTCTACGAAGGCCAAGTAGTTGGTATCCACGCTCGCTCAAACGATCTAACAGTTAACTGTTTGAAAGGTAAGCAGCTAACCAACATGCGCGCCTCTGGTACTGACGAAGCGCAAGTGCTGACTACGCCAATTACCATGACGCTTGAGCAAGCGCTTGAGTTTATTGATGATGACGAATTAGTTGAAGTGACGCCGAAAAGCATCCGTGTTCGTAAGAGACACTTGACTGAAAACGATCGTAAGCGCAATAACCGCGGTTAA
- a CDS encoding GGDEF domain-containing protein, translated as MRQRRLQLMQSLFDEYIEMYSSRNDKLTTRFSDNFSGYAGSSDVLITNKEEWIRITRQDFAQVPERIHIEMLDLSLQDLAEDILVVTAFFHIHLPIPESILCQETARLVLIFHQENKDWKIAHSGISIPYGLANNGEIYPMTSLEERNRELESMIEARTRELAEANSRLEKLSNTDGLTNIGNRRLFDHILQMEWSRGQRSSAPLALIMLDIDHFKLFNDHYGHLAGDDCLKLLAKGLSQSGRRAGELVARYGGEEFVILLPNTDQQTALDTAQYIHQLIQSLAIPHVKTDLGTVTVSLGVTCIEPSEQHSALELVRQADAALYLAKSAGRNCIRYMSPSVNKLET; from the coding sequence ATGCGACAGAGACGCCTGCAACTTATGCAATCACTTTTTGACGAATATATTGAGATGTACTCCTCACGGAATGACAAGCTCACGACGCGTTTTAGCGATAATTTTAGTGGTTATGCGGGCAGTAGTGATGTTCTGATCACGAATAAAGAAGAGTGGATACGAATTACTCGCCAAGACTTTGCACAAGTACCAGAGCGGATCCACATCGAAATGCTAGATTTATCATTGCAGGATCTTGCAGAGGATATCCTTGTTGTTACCGCTTTTTTCCATATACATTTGCCGATCCCTGAATCAATACTCTGCCAAGAAACCGCAAGGTTAGTGCTCATTTTTCATCAAGAAAACAAGGATTGGAAAATTGCCCATAGCGGCATATCTATACCATATGGTTTAGCCAATAACGGGGAGATCTACCCCATGACGAGCCTAGAAGAAAGGAATCGCGAACTTGAGTCTATGATTGAAGCGCGCACCCGTGAATTGGCAGAAGCAAACAGTCGATTAGAAAAACTGAGTAACACAGACGGCTTAACCAATATTGGTAACCGTAGGCTCTTTGACCATATACTGCAAATGGAATGGAGCCGCGGACAACGCAGCAGTGCACCACTCGCGCTAATCATGCTCGATATTGACCACTTTAAATTGTTTAATGACCACTATGGTCATCTCGCTGGAGATGACTGCCTTAAACTACTGGCTAAGGGGTTATCTCAGTCAGGTCGTCGGGCGGGTGAATTGGTTGCACGCTATGGCGGTGAAGAATTTGTCATTTTACTCCCCAATACAGATCAGCAAACAGCACTCGATACGGCGCAATACATTCATCAACTTATCCAATCGCTTGCTATCCCCCATGTCAAAACCGACCTTGGTACAGTCACTGTGAGTCTTGGTGTCACCTGTATAGAGCCCTCAGAGCAACACAGCGCCTTAGAATTGGTACGCCAAGCAGATGCCGCGCTTTATCTTGCCAAATCGGCAGGTCGTAATTGTATACGTTATATGTCGCCATCAGTGAACAAGCTTGAAACGTAA
- the glnA gene encoding glutamate--ammonia ligase produces MSVESVLKQLEELEVKFVDLRFTDTKGKEQHVSIPTHQVDADFFEDGKMFDGSSIAGWKGINESDMVLMPDPTTFVLDPFTEETTALIRCDILEPGTMTGYDRDPRSIAKKAEEYLRSTGIADTVLIGPEPEFFLFDDVRFGTDMSGCFVKIDAKEAAWNSGTSYEGGNTGHRPFVKGGYFPVAPVDSSQDLRSAMCLVLEEMGQVVEAHHHEVATAGQNEIATRFNTLTKKADEIQILKYVVHNMAHAYGKTATFMPKPIVGDNGSGMHVHQSLSKDGVNLFAGDKYAGLSETALYYIGGIIKHARALNAFTNPSTNSYKRLVPHFEAPVMLAYSARNRSASIRIPVVPSPKGRRIEARFPDPHANPYLGFAALLMAGLDGIQNKIHPGEAMDKDLYDLPAEEAAEIPQVATSLENALENLQADHEFLTRGGVFSEDFIQSYIALKTAEAERVARTTHPLEFEMYYSL; encoded by the coding sequence ATGTCAGTTGAATCAGTTTTAAAGCAACTTGAAGAATTAGAAGTTAAGTTTGTTGATTTACGTTTTACCGACACCAAAGGTAAAGAGCAGCATGTATCTATTCCTACTCATCAAGTAGATGCTGACTTCTTCGAAGACGGTAAAATGTTTGACGGCTCTTCAATTGCAGGCTGGAAAGGCATTAACGAATCAGACATGGTACTGATGCCAGATCCAACCACTTTTGTACTGGATCCCTTCACCGAAGAAACCACAGCCTTGATCCGCTGTGACATTCTAGAGCCAGGCACAATGACAGGTTACGACCGTGATCCACGTTCTATCGCTAAAAAAGCGGAAGAATACCTACGCTCTACCGGTATCGCTGACACTGTATTGATTGGCCCAGAACCAGAATTCTTCCTCTTTGACGATGTCCGTTTCGGTACTGACATGTCAGGTTGTTTCGTTAAGATCGACGCTAAAGAAGCGGCTTGGAACTCAGGTACAAGCTACGAAGGTGGCAACACAGGTCACCGTCCATTCGTTAAAGGCGGTTATTTCCCAGTTGCACCTGTTGACTCATCACAGGACTTACGTAGCGCTATGTGTTTAGTGCTTGAAGAAATGGGCCAAGTGGTTGAAGCGCATCACCACGAAGTGGCGACTGCGGGTCAAAACGAAATCGCTACCCGTTTTAACACGCTAACTAAGAAAGCGGACGAAATCCAAATTCTGAAGTACGTAGTACACAACATGGCTCACGCCTACGGCAAGACAGCGACTTTCATGCCTAAGCCAATCGTTGGCGACAACGGTAGCGGCATGCACGTTCACCAATCTTTATCTAAAGATGGCGTTAACCTGTTCGCAGGTGACAAATACGCTGGCCTGAGTGAAACCGCTCTGTACTATATCGGTGGTATCATCAAGCACGCTCGCGCGCTGAACGCTTTCACTAACCCAAGCACTAACTCTTACAAGCGTTTAGTGCCACATTTTGAAGCACCTGTTATGTTGGCTTACTCTGCCCGTAACCGCTCTGCATCAATCCGTATTCCAGTGGTACCAAGCCCTAAAGGCCGCCGTATCGAAGCACGCTTCCCAGATCCACATGCAAACCCATACTTAGGTTTTGCTGCACTGCTGATGGCAGGTCTTGACGGTATCCAAAACAAGATCCACCCAGGCGAAGCGATGGACAAAGACTTGTACGATCTGCCAGCCGAAGAAGCGGCTGAAATCCCACAAGTGGCCACTTCATTAGAAAACGCCCTTGAAAACCTGCAAGCAGACCATGAGTTCTTAACCCGTGGCGGCGTATTCAGCGAAGATTTTATCCAGTCTTACATTGCACTGAAAACTGCTGAAGCTGAGCGTGTAGCACGTACAACTCACCCATTAGAGTTTGAAATGTACTACAGTCTGTAA
- a CDS encoding PrnB family protein has protein sequence MKPATYNTEAFDDWIRTRFVELNSELERLYYQQSDRANVLNIGDEAKQRLESEGRELIKTLLDEGNTDEGFDSAFDLLGNVGLYMAACRRHEITEPSRETTSPLAEASALAMHIGASIGVTPRFATAHLTTHNRAHRGIYKRFTDLPDEKLFVDYNTKGILAYKRAADALLKIQPLGISHPISLDLLRVAKQALQDVIESNTQLFNRLDTDRFFYCVRPYYKPYRVGSVVYRGANAGDFAGINVIDLTLGLCFANESSYSQMLVDKFLYMMPEDQQLLRECMRRPNLMDDFLRAKNSVNQDWYQQNLKLFIEVCELHGETAIQHHNQLVTKYIAEPSTTMAQQHLAKVTASGPPLSVLLGSLEKLRDRRAATKRSDIRTRYDDLNCLKESLR, from the coding sequence GTGAAACCTGCCACCTACAATACCGAAGCGTTCGATGATTGGATCCGCACTCGTTTCGTCGAGCTAAACTCCGAGCTTGAACGGCTTTATTACCAGCAATCAGATCGCGCCAATGTGCTCAATATCGGCGATGAAGCGAAACAGCGGCTCGAATCTGAAGGGCGAGAACTGATAAAAACCTTGCTCGATGAAGGCAATACCGATGAAGGCTTTGATAGTGCATTTGATTTACTCGGTAATGTTGGCCTGTATATGGCGGCCTGTCGTCGCCATGAAATTACCGAACCGTCGCGGGAAACCACCTCACCACTGGCCGAAGCCTCTGCACTGGCGATGCATATTGGTGCCTCCATTGGCGTTACGCCACGCTTTGCCACCGCGCATTTAACCACACACAATCGTGCTCATCGTGGTATCTATAAGCGTTTTACCGATTTGCCTGATGAAAAACTGTTTGTGGATTATAACACTAAGGGGATCTTAGCCTATAAACGTGCCGCGGATGCGTTATTGAAGATCCAACCGCTAGGAATTTCCCATCCAATAAGTCTGGATTTACTGCGTGTCGCTAAACAGGCATTACAGGATGTAATTGAATCGAATACCCAATTATTTAATCGATTAGATACAGACCGCTTCTTTTATTGTGTGCGTCCTTACTACAAACCTTATCGTGTAGGCTCCGTTGTTTATCGTGGGGCAAATGCTGGGGATTTTGCGGGGATTAATGTTATTGATCTGACATTAGGGCTTTGTTTTGCCAACGAGTCTTCCTACTCGCAAATGCTGGTGGATAAATTTTTATATATGATGCCAGAAGATCAGCAGCTACTACGGGAATGCATGCGCCGCCCTAACTTAATGGATGATTTTTTGCGGGCGAAGAATAGTGTTAACCAAGATTGGTATCAGCAAAATCTTAAACTCTTTATCGAGGTTTGTGAATTGCATGGTGAGACCGCAATTCAGCACCATAATCAATTAGTCACTAAATATATTGCCGAGCCTTCTACGACTATGGCTCAACAACATCTGGCTAAGGTCACTGCAAGTGGGCCACCATTATCTGTGCTGCTGGGTTCCCTCGAAAAACTTCGAGATAGGCGTGCAGCCACTAAACGCAGTGATATTCGTACCCGCTATGATGATCTTAACTGTTTAAAAGAGAGTTTGAGGTAA